A window of Clostridia bacterium contains these coding sequences:
- a CDS encoding hydroxymethylglutaryl-CoA lyase yields the protein MPDSVKIIECPRDAWQGLQVQIPTSSKVEYLRALITAGFKHLDAASFVSPKAVPQMADSEGVLKQLDPPDDVEIIGIVVNEKGAERAIATDAVRTLGYPYSISETFLRKNQNQSPEENFDVLEAIKKKADEAGLDMVVYISMAFGNPYGDSWSVEEVLAAVENLADMGIDTVSLADTVGMSKPEQIAGLVSSVVSQFEWLKIGVHMHSRRDDAAAKVLAAYDAGARRFDSAIGGLGGCPFAQDSLIGNIPTEIVLETLAARGIKLPIRKSLDAVLAMNAEIAANHAS from the coding sequence ATGCCTGATTCCGTGAAGATCATCGAGTGTCCGCGCGACGCGTGGCAGGGCCTTCAGGTGCAGATTCCTACGAGCTCGAAGGTGGAGTATCTGCGGGCGCTGATTACAGCGGGCTTTAAGCACCTGGACGCCGCGAGCTTCGTATCGCCGAAGGCCGTGCCGCAGATGGCCGACAGCGAAGGGGTGCTGAAGCAGCTCGACCCGCCGGATGACGTTGAGATCATCGGGATCGTGGTAAACGAAAAGGGAGCGGAGCGCGCCATCGCCACCGACGCGGTGCGCACGCTCGGCTACCCTTACTCGATCTCCGAAACGTTTCTCCGCAAAAACCAGAACCAGTCTCCGGAGGAGAACTTCGACGTGCTGGAGGCGATCAAGAAGAAGGCCGACGAAGCCGGGCTCGACATGGTTGTTTACATATCGATGGCGTTCGGCAATCCGTATGGCGATTCCTGGAGCGTCGAAGAAGTGCTCGCCGCCGTAGAGAATCTCGCGGACATGGGGATCGACACGGTGTCGCTGGCGGACACGGTTGGCATGTCGAAGCCTGAGCAAATCGCTGGACTTGTGAGTTCCGTAGTCTCGCAATTCGAGTGGCTGAAGATCGGCGTACACATGCATTCGCGTCGCGACGACGCAGCGGCGAAAGTGCTGGCCGCGTATGACGCCGGCGCACGGCGCTTCGACTCGGCCATAGGCGGATTGGGCGGATGTCCCTTCGCGCAGGATTCGCTGATCGGGAATATCCCTACGGAGATCGTGCTGGAAACACTGGCCGCGCGCGGAATTAAACTTCCGATCCGAAAATCGCTGGATGCGGTGCTGGCGATGAATGCGGAGATTGCGGCAAACCACGCTTCGTGA
- the hutH gene encoding histidine ammonia-lyase produces the protein MNILHINGNDLTLEELGQVIYERRPVILEPQARQAVEKARAVVDDLVERDLVAYAITTGVGQLSDVRISGEQVRELQINLVRSHAVGVGEPLSEHESRAMMLLRANSLAKGYSGVRPVIIDTLCEMLNRGVHPVIPSQGSVGASGDLAPLAHLAAALIGEGEAIFEGRKVTGAEAMKMAEIKPVTLAAKEAISLINGTQAMLAVGCLALLKAETLANTADVVGAISLDALKGTNVAFDERIHRVRPHSGQLTVAANLRLLLEDSELRASHRDCGRVQDAYSLRCMPQVHGAVRDTLAYARSVFEVEMNSAVDNPLVFIEPRKVGAKPAPAGQAPLGDILSGGNFHGQPLAFALDFVAIALSALAGISERRLERLVNPALSEGLPAFLAPGAGLNSGFMMPQVTAAALVSENKVWAHPASVDSLTTSGNKEDYVSMGMTSANKLKRVVTNTTNVLAIEALAGAQAVDILAPLKPSKPCQTALAAIRAVSPMMAKDRSLAPDFAKVAGVIASGEIAKVLQ, from the coding sequence ATGAATATCCTTCATATCAATGGAAACGATCTCACACTTGAAGAACTCGGGCAGGTCATTTACGAACGACGTCCCGTAATCCTGGAGCCGCAGGCGCGGCAGGCGGTGGAAAAGGCTCGCGCCGTGGTCGACGATCTCGTCGAGAGAGACCTGGTGGCATATGCCATCACGACGGGCGTCGGCCAATTGTCCGACGTGCGTATTTCGGGCGAGCAGGTTCGCGAATTGCAGATCAACCTGGTGCGCTCGCACGCGGTCGGCGTTGGCGAGCCGCTTAGCGAGCATGAGTCGCGCGCGATGATGCTGCTGCGCGCCAACTCGCTGGCGAAAGGTTATAGCGGCGTTCGCCCCGTCATCATCGACACGCTTTGCGAGATGCTGAACCGCGGCGTGCATCCCGTCATTCCATCGCAGGGTTCCGTCGGTGCGTCCGGCGACCTTGCACCGTTAGCTCACCTGGCTGCGGCACTGATTGGCGAGGGCGAGGCCATCTTCGAGGGGCGCAAGGTTACTGGCGCCGAGGCCATGAAGATGGCGGAAATTAAGCCCGTAACACTGGCTGCCAAAGAAGCCATTTCGCTAATCAACGGCACACAGGCCATGCTGGCCGTGGGATGCCTGGCACTGCTGAAAGCCGAGACGCTGGCCAACACCGCCGACGTGGTCGGTGCGATCTCACTGGACGCGCTAAAGGGAACGAACGTCGCCTTCGACGAACGCATACATCGCGTGCGTCCGCATAGCGGCCAACTCACGGTGGCGGCAAATCTGCGCCTCCTGCTCGAAGACAGCGAACTGCGTGCCTCGCACCGCGACTGCGGACGGGTGCAGGATGCGTACTCGCTGCGCTGCATGCCGCAGGTGCACGGCGCGGTTCGAGACACGCTTGCATATGCGCGTTCGGTGTTCGAGGTTGAGATGAATTCGGCGGTCGATAATCCGCTGGTCTTCATTGAACCCAGGAAGGTTGGCGCAAAACCGGCGCCGGCCGGACAAGCGCCGCTTGGCGACATCCTCTCGGGCGGCAACTTCCACGGCCAACCGCTGGCATTCGCGCTCGACTTTGTGGCGATAGCGTTGTCGGCTCTGGCCGGAATCAGCGAGCGGCGGCTGGAACGTCTGGTGAATCCGGCGCTGAGCGAAGGGCTTCCGGCGTTTCTGGCGCCTGGCGCTGGCTTGAACTCCGGCTTCATGATGCCGCAGGTCACGGCCGCTGCGCTGGTCAGCGAAAACAAGGTATGGGCACATCCGGCGTCAGTGGATTCGCTCACGACTTCGGGCAACAAGGAAGATTACGTATCGATGGGCATGACTTCGGCAAACAAGCTGAAGCGCGTGGTCACGAATACGACGAACGTGCTCGCCATCGAGGCATTGGCGGGAGCGCAGGCGGTTGACATCCTAGCGCCTCTGAAGCCGAGCAAGCCGTGCCAAACGGCCCTGGCGGCGATCCGCGCGGTTTCACCGATGATGGCGAAGGATCGCTCGCTCGCGCCAGACTTCGCAAAGGTTGCCGGCGTGATTGCGAGCGGCGAAATTGCGAAAGTGCTGCAGTAG
- a CDS encoding enoyl-CoA hydratase-related protein, translated as MAYNTLTLAHDGAVATITFNRPDKRNAISYELIDELLLALADVEQSSAQVLMLTGAGKAFCSGMDLDNLREITARSSSENLKDSQRMGLLFRSIYEFPRPTIAVVNGPAIAGGCGIATLCDFTLASTEAKFGYTEVRIGFLPAIVSTFLIRQVGEKHARDLLLTGRIIGAEEAFRMGLATEVVLPEKLVPRARELASQLMENAPASLLATKQLLTGYSFELLNEHIKAAVDSNARIRATDDFREGVTSFLEKRKPNWSGK; from the coding sequence ATGGCCTACAACACACTCACGCTCGCGCATGATGGCGCCGTCGCTACCATCACTTTTAATCGACCTGACAAGCGCAACGCGATCAGTTATGAACTGATCGACGAACTGCTGCTCGCGCTCGCGGACGTGGAGCAGTCTTCTGCACAGGTACTGATGCTCACCGGGGCTGGCAAAGCCTTCTGTTCCGGCATGGACCTGGACAACCTGCGGGAGATCACGGCCCGATCTTCGTCTGAGAATCTGAAGGATTCTCAGAGGATGGGCCTGCTTTTCCGGTCGATCTACGAATTCCCAAGGCCGACGATTGCGGTCGTCAACGGACCTGCCATTGCAGGCGGGTGCGGCATCGCGACGCTCTGCGATTTCACGCTGGCCTCGACGGAAGCGAAATTTGGCTACACGGAAGTGCGTATCGGGTTCCTGCCGGCGATCGTCTCGACTTTCCTGATCCGCCAGGTTGGCGAAAAGCATGCGCGCGATCTGCTGCTGACCGGCCGCATCATCGGCGCGGAGGAAGCGTTCCGGATGGGCTTGGCAACCGAAGTGGTTTTGCCGGAGAAACTTGTGCCGCGCGCCCGGGAACTGGCGTCGCAGTTGATGGAAAACGCTCCCGCCTCGCTGCTTGCAACCAAGCAATTGCTGACCGGCTACTCATTCGAATTGCTGAACGAACATATCAAGGCCGCCGTAGATTCGAACGCGCGCATACGCGCGACCGACGACTTCCGCGAAGGCGTAACCTCGTTTCTTGAGAAGCGCAAGCCTAACTGGAGCGGTAAATGA
- a CDS encoding acyl-CoA carboxylase subunit beta yields MTNTRDLAHKVAEVRNEEEAIREGGGEKAIAAQHKKNRLTARERLHLLLDPDVEFFEIGAYAAYGMYEEWGGAPAAGVITGLGRVCDRLFMVIANDATVKAGAFFPMTAKKVIRAQNIAIDNHLPTIYLVDSAGVFLPLQEDVFPDTDDFGRVFRNNAVMSAKGIPQITAIMGMCVAGGAYLPVMCDHVLMTEGSGLFLAGPALVQAAIGQKVSAEELGGATMHAEISGTVDFKEPNDEACIARIRSLVDKMGYRQPAPFHRSETVEAPLYSAEDLYGIVEADASKPYDMKEVIARIVDGSRFDEYKPDYGETLICGYARINGYAVGIVANQKMHAQQVDHQGNKRIEFGGVIYTDSAEKAARFIMDCNQNLVPLVFIHDVNGFMVGRDAEWSGIIRAGAKMVSAVSNSVVPKITVIVGGSFGAGHYAMCGKAYDPRFVFAWPSARYAVMSGDSAASTLVEIKVKQLERQGKKITDADRKELFESVKATYDQQTDPRYGAARLWVDRIIDPIETREAITWALRSARHNPDVATFNVGILQT; encoded by the coding sequence ATGACAAACACGCGTGATCTGGCGCACAAAGTGGCCGAGGTCCGCAACGAAGAAGAGGCGATCCGTGAAGGCGGCGGCGAAAAGGCGATTGCCGCACAGCACAAGAAAAACCGGCTGACGGCACGCGAGCGCCTGCACTTACTGCTCGATCCCGACGTTGAGTTCTTTGAGATCGGCGCCTATGCGGCTTATGGAATGTATGAGGAATGGGGCGGTGCGCCGGCAGCGGGCGTGATCACCGGCCTGGGACGCGTTTGTGACCGGCTCTTCATGGTCATCGCCAACGATGCGACGGTGAAGGCCGGTGCCTTCTTCCCGATGACGGCGAAAAAAGTCATTCGCGCGCAGAACATAGCCATCGATAACCACCTGCCGACGATCTATCTCGTCGATTCCGCCGGAGTTTTCCTTCCTTTGCAGGAAGACGTCTTCCCCGACACGGATGACTTTGGCCGCGTGTTCCGCAACAACGCCGTCATGTCCGCCAAGGGCATCCCGCAGATCACGGCCATCATGGGCATGTGCGTTGCCGGCGGTGCTTATCTGCCCGTCATGTGCGACCACGTGCTGATGACCGAAGGCAGCGGCCTTTTCCTGGCAGGCCCCGCGCTGGTACAGGCGGCGATTGGACAAAAGGTTTCGGCAGAGGAACTGGGCGGCGCGACCATGCACGCCGAGATCAGCGGCACGGTGGACTTCAAGGAACCGAACGACGAGGCTTGCATTGCACGCATCCGCTCGCTGGTGGACAAGATGGGCTATCGCCAACCGGCACCCTTCCACCGCTCGGAAACCGTGGAAGCGCCGCTGTATTCGGCGGAAGACCTCTACGGAATCGTGGAAGCCGATGCATCGAAACCGTACGACATGAAGGAAGTAATCGCGCGCATCGTCGATGGCAGCCGCTTTGACGAGTACAAGCCCGATTACGGCGAGACGCTTATCTGCGGATATGCGCGCATCAACGGCTACGCCGTCGGCATCGTGGCAAACCAGAAGATGCACGCGCAGCAGGTGGATCACCAGGGTAACAAGCGCATAGAGTTCGGCGGCGTGATCTATACGGATTCCGCCGAGAAGGCAGCGCGCTTCATTATGGACTGCAACCAGAACCTGGTGCCGCTGGTCTTCATCCACGACGTGAACGGCTTCATGGTGGGACGCGATGCTGAGTGGAGCGGCATCATTCGAGCAGGCGCAAAGATGGTCAGCGCGGTTTCGAACTCCGTCGTGCCGAAGATCACGGTCATCGTTGGCGGGTCGTTCGGCGCGGGTCACTATGCGATGTGCGGCAAAGCCTACGATCCGCGGTTCGTATTCGCATGGCCGAGCGCGCGCTATGCCGTAATGAGCGGCGATTCGGCGGCCTCAACGCTGGTCGAAATCAAGGTCAAGCAACTCGAACGCCAGGGCAAGAAGATTACCGACGCCGACCGTAAGGAGCTATTCGAGTCCGTAAAGGCGACCTATGACCAGCAAACGGATCCGCGCTACGGTGCGGCACGCCTGTGGGTAGACCGCATCATTGACCCGATCGAGACGCGTGAAGCAATCACGTGGGCGCTGAGATCGGCTCGGCATAATCCGGATGTCGCGACGTTTAATGTTGGGATATTGCAGACATAA
- a CDS encoding HDIG domain-containing protein — protein MNREDAWGLLTEFTQSESLRKHALAVEACMRAYAGKFGEDAGTWGVVGLLHDFDYEKYPTAEEHPFKGNQILAERGVSDEIRRAVMSHANYSGVSRDSRMEKTLFACDELAGFITAVTLIKPNKSLSEVDAKSVRKRMKDKAFARSVSRDDIVNGAADLGIDLDEHIAFCVEAMKGIAEKLGLAGVQAQP, from the coding sequence ATGAATCGCGAAGATGCCTGGGGGTTACTAACTGAGTTCACCCAGTCCGAAAGCTTGCGCAAACACGCCCTAGCCGTCGAGGCCTGCATGAGGGCTTACGCCGGGAAGTTTGGGGAAGACGCGGGCACCTGGGGCGTTGTCGGTCTGCTGCATGACTTCGACTACGAGAAGTATCCGACGGCCGAGGAGCATCCATTTAAGGGCAATCAGATCCTTGCCGAGCGCGGCGTCAGCGACGAGATACGCCGCGCCGTCATGAGCCACGCCAACTATTCAGGCGTCAGCCGCGACTCCAGGATGGAGAAGACGCTCTTCGCCTGCGACGAACTCGCCGGCTTCATCACGGCCGTCACCCTGATAAAGCCGAACAAATCTCTAAGTGAGGTTGATGCAAAGAGCGTGCGCAAGCGGATGAAGGATAAAGCCTTCGCGCGCTCAGTTTCCCGTGATGACATCGTGAATGGTGCGGCAGACCTTGGTATCGATCTCGACGAGCACATCGCTTTCTGCGTGGAGGCGATGAAGGGCATTGCGGAGAAATTAGGACTGGCGGGCGTACAAGCTCAACCTTGA
- a CDS encoding thioesterase family protein — MSSAAAPVARKNGQKGGMLTAHRGPAATVGEARLRVRYAETDQMGVVYHSNYIVWFEVGRVELLRQIGYTYREMEADGVQLPVAEVRCRYKSPARYDDQILIRTSIQNVRGALIQFGYEVLRQTDNTLLAEGTTTHLVVGGDMQRITLPEKYMTPFTGAMGR; from the coding sequence ATGAGTTCTGCTGCCGCACCGGTTGCGCGCAAGAACGGACAAAAGGGAGGAATGTTGACCGCTCATCGTGGTCCTGCCGCAACCGTCGGCGAAGCGCGCCTGCGCGTTCGCTATGCCGAGACCGACCAGATGGGTGTGGTCTATCACTCGAATTACATCGTCTGGTTCGAGGTTGGACGGGTGGAACTGCTGCGCCAGATCGGGTACACGTACCGGGAGATGGAAGCCGATGGCGTCCAGTTGCCGGTTGCCGAAGTACGTTGCCGCTACAAGTCTCCAGCACGATATGACGACCAGATCCTGATCCGTACGTCCATACAGAACGTGCGTGGAGCGCTCATACAGTTCGGTTATGAAGTGCTGCGCCAGACCGACAACACGTTGCTAGCAGAGGGCACAACAACTCATCTTGTCGTTGGCGGCGATATGCAGCGAATTACTCTGCCAGAAAAATACATGACCCCCTTCACCGGCGCTATGGGCCGCTAA